ATGACAACGGAAGAACAAATCGAGCGACAGAAGCTGTTTTCAACAATGAAGCTGGAGTTAAGATATTTGAATTATTTAATCAATTGAATAAGGAAGGCTTAATCCTTAACACTCCCAGAGAAGATTGGGCAGCAGCGAGACAAAATTTCATTCCTGGAAAAGCTGCGATGTTAATCACTTCTACATCAGATGTCGCGATGTTTGAAGCAGGACTTGCGCAAAATGGTTATGAATTGGGAACTGCTTTTTTACCGGTACCAGATAAAAATACAAGTGGAGGGCCTGTAATTGGTGGTGCAAGTTTATGGTTAATAGCCGGACATCCAGATAATGAAACAAAAGCAGCTTGGGAATTTATGAAATTTGTAAACCGTGAAGATCAACAAATAAAATGGCATAAAGGGACCGGATATTTTCCAGTAAGAAAAGATGCGATACAAACACTTCACTATGAAGGATTTTATGCAGAAAACCCTAATTATTTTACGTCACTTTTGCAGTTACTATTGGCTAAAAGAAATTATAATACGAGTGGTGCGGTTATTGGTGTATTTCCTGAAGCACGGGATATTATCGAAACTGCCTATGAAAGAATGGTAGCTGGTCGAATGACACCAGAATCAGCGTTAGCTTGGGCAGAAAATGAGGTCACAAAATTGATTAAAGAATATAATCAATTTTATAAATAGCCTCTTTTCAAAATTAATCATAAATAATAAAGATATCCAAGGAAGAACCTATTTTCTTCCTTGGATTTTTTAGGAGGAATTAACTATGAAATGGGGAAAATATACTCCTTATCTTTTATTAATACCTACTTTTTTAATAATAGGAATTTTTATTTATTGGCCGGCTGTAAATTCTTTTTCATTGAGTTTTTTTAAAACTGCCCCTTTTGGTCAAAAGAAAATCTTTGTAGGCTTGCAAAATTACATAGATCTTTTTACAAATCAAACTTATTGGAATGCCGCGAAAGTAACTTTAATATATGTAGCTTCAACTGTTGTAAGTGTAATTATATTGGGATATTTAATAGCCCAACTGTTAGATAACAAAATATTTGGTGTAAAGATTTATCGGACAATCATATTTGTTCCTTATGCTATTTCTTTCGCTATTGGAGGAGCTTTATGGGTTTTTATGTTAAATCCAGTAGCAGGTCATATTAATTATTTTTTATCTCAAATTACCGGAAAAAACATTAATTGGTTAAATCAAACGCCGTATGCCCTGATTTCAATAATAGTTGCTAGTATATGGAAAATGCTCCCTTTTTCGATTATATTTTATCTTGCTGGTCTTCAATCTATATCAGAGTCAATAATAGATAGCTCTATAATAGATGGAGCAAATACCTGGCAACGTATGTGGAGAATAAAATTTCCCATTCTTTCAC
This is a stretch of genomic DNA from Petrotoga sp. 9PWA.NaAc.5.4. It encodes these proteins:
- a CDS encoding ABC transporter substrate-binding protein, with the translated sequence MKKLAVLSFVFVFLAGLIFPVTTIEFWHAMSGDRIPLIQSMVDDFEKANPDIKVNVQYTGSYPETLNKLSAAVQSRNAPHIVQIYEIGTRMMIDSGIIVPVQDLLDQDKSYDPGVLLEPILNYYTVDGKLYSMPFNSSTAILYYNKTLFEQAGLDPNRPPQTYEEFLEYARILTKKDARGNTIQYGFTWPTHSWVFEQLLAAADAPFVNNDNGRTNRATEAVFNNEAGVKIFELFNQLNKEGLILNTPREDWAAARQNFIPGKAAMLITSTSDVAMFEAGLAQNGYELGTAFLPVPDKNTSGGPVIGGASLWLIAGHPDNETKAAWEFMKFVNREDQQIKWHKGTGYFPVRKDAIQTLHYEGFYAENPNYFTSLLQLLLAKRNYNTSGAVIGVFPEARDIIETAYERMVAGRMTPESALAWAENEVTKLIKEYNQFYK
- a CDS encoding carbohydrate ABC transporter permease, with translation MKWGKYTPYLLLIPTFLIIGIFIYWPAVNSFSLSFFKTAPFGQKKIFVGLQNYIDLFTNQTYWNAAKVTLIYVASTVVSVIILGYLIAQLLDNKIFGVKIYRTIIFVPYAISFAIGGALWVFMLNPVAGHINYFLSQITGKNINWLNQTPYALISIIVASIWKMLPFSIIFYLAGLQSISESIIDSSIIDGANTWQRMWRIKFPILSPITFYLVIMNITHSMFESFGIIDIMTKGGPLGSTTTLIYKLYQDAFFFQKTSMAATESVILFIIMSFITFLYFRFGEKKVHYQ